A single window of Pristis pectinata isolate sPriPec2 chromosome 8, sPriPec2.1.pri, whole genome shotgun sequence DNA harbors:
- the dkc1 gene encoding H/ACA ribonucleoprotein complex subunit DKC1: MADGDASTKKQKKHRKKPEESIGDIQQVTDFLIAPESKTVKLDTSHWPLLLKNFDKLNVRTAHYTPIPSGCSPLKREIADYVRSGFINLDKPANPSSHEVVAWIRRILRVEKTGHSGTLDPKVTGCLIVCIERATRLVKSQQSAGKEYVGIVRLHNAIESELQLSRGLEMLTGALFQRPPLIAAVKRQLRVRTIYDSKLIEYDPERRLGVFWVSCEAGTYIRTLCVHIGLLLGVGGQMQELRRVRSGVNGEKDNMVTMHDVLDAQWQYDHNKDETYLRRVILPLEKLMVTHKRIVMKDSAVNAICYGAKIMLPGLLRYEDGIEVNQEIVVITTKGEAICIGIALMTTAVISTCDHGVVAKIKRVIMERDTYPRKWGLGPKASEKKMMIKKGLLDKHGKPNGSTPESWKKDYVDYTPGNEAPSDVAQVQAVKRKRESESESDESVVPSTPAIIKSQPEQIKKEKKKKKKEKKQKLLEETPAKTESSDPVSTSEAHKSNPEVSKKEKKKKKEMEVESGTGETESAKKKKKKKEKEKAASCE; the protein is encoded by the exons ATGGCGGATGGAGATG CATCTACTAAGAAACAGAAGAAGCATAGAAAGAAACCTGAGGAAAGTATTGGG GACATCCAGCAGGTGACTGACTTTCTAATCGCACCAGAGTCAAAGACAGTAAAGTTAGACACATctcattggcctttattgctgaaG AATTTTGACAAGCTTAATGTACGGACGGCACATTACACACCCATTCCAAGTGGCTGCTCGCCTCTCAAGAGGGAAATTGCTGACTACGTAAG GTCTGGATTCATTAACCTCGATAAGCCAGCAAACCCATCCTCACATGAAGTGGTAGCATGGATACGCAGGATTCTACGGGTGGAAAAGACCGGTCACAGTGGAACACTGGATCCTAAAGTTACAGGCTGTCTAATTGTGTGCATAGAACGAGCAACTCGACTAGTTAAATCCCAACAGAGCGCTG GCAAAGAGTATGTGGGAATTGTTCGGCTGCACAATGCTATTGAAAGTGAACTTCAGCTTAGCCGG GGCTTGGAGATGCTGACAGGAGCCTTATTCCAACGGCCTCCCTTGATTGCTGCTGTTaaaaggcagttaagagtccGGACCAtctatgacagtaaactaattgAATATGATCCAGAGAGGCGGTTGG GAGTCTTCTGggtgagctgtgaggcaggaacaTATATCCGAACACTATGTGTGCATATTGGCCTGTTGCTTGGAGTTGGTGGTCAGATGCAGGAGCTGAGAAGGGTACGGTCAGGAGTGAATGGAGAGAAG GATAACATGGTAACAATGCACGATGTGTTGGATGCCCAGTGGCAATATGACCACAACAAGGATGAGACCTATCTACGTCGTGTCATCTTGCCCCTTGAAAAGTTGATGGTGACCCACAAACGGATTGTTATGAAGGATAGTGCA gtAAATGCTATCTGTTATGGTGCTAAAATCATGCTCCCCGGTCTGCTCCGTTACGAAGATGGGATTGAGGTGAACCAGGAAATTGTGGTCATTACAACAAAGGGAGAAGCAATTTGCATCG GTATTGCATTAATGACAACAGCAGTGATTTCGACATGTGACCATGGCGTGGTGGCAAAGATTAAGCGTGTCATCATGGAGCGGGACACATACCCTCGTAAGTGGGGCCTGGGGCCAAAG GCaagtgaaaagaaaatgatgaTCAAAAAGGGTTTGCTAGATAAACACGGCAAGCCAAATGGAAGTACTCCTGAGTCGTGGAAGAAGGACTATGTAGACTACAC tCCTGGTAATGAAGCACCTAGTGATGTAGCACAAGTCCAGGCAGTGAAG agaaagagagaaagtgaaaGCGAGAGTGATGAGTCAGTAGTGCCATCCACTCCTGCGATCATAAAATCCCAACCAGAGCAaattaagaaagagaaaaagaaaaagaagaaagagaagaagcaAAAGTTATTGGAGGAAACGCCG GCGAAAACTGAAAGTAGTGATCCAGTATCTACATCAGAGGCACACAAGTCCAATCCAGAAGTCagcaagaaagaaaagaaaaagaaaaaagagatGGAAGTAGAGTCTGGGACTGGA GAGACTGAAAGCGCcaaaaagaagaagaagaagaaggaaaaggaaaaagctGCATCATGCGAGTAA